Proteins from one Cicer arietinum cultivar CDC Frontier isolate Library 1 chromosome 3, Cicar.CDCFrontier_v2.0, whole genome shotgun sequence genomic window:
- the LOC101507160 gene encoding uncharacterized protein isoform X2: MGTWKKTQYSFSNGNQFLPPNQSVFGRNLTKDQLGGVIFGCKNATIKECLTKQLFGLPAQHFSYVKNIRPGLPLFLFNYTDRMLHGIFEAACNGRMLIDRYGWTDGSDSTQFPAQVQIRVQLQCRPLSEDKFKPVIADNYYHHNHFWFELDHGQTSQLISLLKPLAITPRNSVPQNSKWTAVVSRYLPPQEPAWKTETFKMPESEFEHRSTHSSTKSGSIGSDFLFDEYSQPLDTHSIDKEETKQIEKDLIGSDLLFDEYTQPLDTHTIDEEEAKQNEKDLIWMKLKELTLSRENQDLSWENNVSDTPYANESCFGGKHSEKEENTSSPSEKEENPSSSSEKEENTSSPSEKEENPSSSSEKEENFSSPLEHQYNIAQLVQEIKELTDFKKTQTERNNYLEQKLIEAELEIQLLKDRCTLLESTHNAPSLHIEETVINPSAKLHLDAKDSIYLIGGSDGQSSLASMDQYCTSQNVIQSLKPMNYLRSYASVVELNGEIYVFGGGNDCDWYDSVESYNPIHDNWTLRPSLKQKKGSLAGAALKGKIFAVGGGNGFDCFSDVEMLDLDIGRWIPTRSMIDKRFALAAVELNGAIYATGGFDGKNYLNTAERFDPREHSWFKIASMNTKRGCHSIVALNEKLYALGGFDGETMVPSVEVFDPRLGTWTVVETMNHPRGYFAAAVVKDSIYVIGGVKGCQTIVDTVENYKEDNGWKETYTSLDVKRCFMSAIACTYK; encoded by the exons ATGGGGACATGGAAGAAAACACAATATTCTTTTTCAAATGGGAATCAATTTCTCCCTCCTAATCAGTCGGTGTTTGGAAGAAATTTGACAAAGGATCAACTTGGTGGTGTCATATTTGGGTGCAAGAATGCGACAATTAAAGAATGTTTAACCAAACAACTCTTTG GCTTACCGGCTCAGCACTTCTCTTATGTGAAGAATATTCGACCTGGTTTGCCGCTGTTTCTGTTTAACTATACTGATAGGATGCTTCATGGAATTTTTGAGGCGGCTTGTAATGGGAGAATGCTCATAGACCGTTATGGATGGACAGATGGTTCAGATTCAACACAATTTCCTGCACAG GTGCAAATTCGAGTTCAATTACAATGCCGGCCACTGTCTGAAGATAAATTTAAACCTGTAATTGCAGACAACTACTACCATCATAACCATTTCTGGTTTGAGCTCGACCATGGACAGACAAGCCAACTGATTTCCTTGCTAAAACCCTTAGCAATTACTCCTCGTAATTCTGTTCCTCAGAATTCGAAATGGACGGCTGTGGTGTCCCGATATCTTCCACCGCAAGAGCCTGCGTGGAAAACAGAAACATTTAAAATGCCTGAATCAGAGTTTGAGCATCGTTCTACTCACTCAAGTACGAAATCAGGTTCCATTGGGAGtgattttttgtttgatgaaTACAGTCAGCCATTGGATACTCATTCAATTGATAAGGAGGAAACAAAACAAATTGAGAAGGATCTCATTGGGAGTGATTTATTGTTTGATGAATACACTCAGCCATTGGATACTCATACAATTGATGAGGAGGAAGCGAAGCAGAATGAGAAGGACCTCATATGGATGAAACTAAAGGAATTGACTCTTAGCCGTGAAAATCAAGATCTCTCTTGGGAAAACAATGTAAGCGATACTCCTTATGCGAATGAGAGTTGCTTCGGAGGAAAGCATTCAGAGAAGGAGGAGAATACTAGTTCTCCATCAGAGAAGGAGGAGAATCCCAGTTCTTCATCAGAGAAGGAGGAAAATACTAGTTCTCCATCAGAGAAGGAGGAGAATCCCAGTTCTTCATCAGAGAAGGAGGAGAATTTCAGTTCTCCATTAGAGCATCAATACAACATAGCTCAG TTGGTGCAAGAGATCAAAGAACTGACGGAtttcaaaaaaactcaaactgaAAGGAATAACTACCTGGAGCAGAAGCTG ATAGAGGCAGAATTggaaattcagcttttaaaggATCGTTGTACACTGTTAGAATCTACACACAATGCTCCTTCATTACACATTGAGGAGACAGTAATCAATCCGTCTGCTAAACTGCATTTAGATGCCaaagattcaatatatttaataggCGGCTCTGATGGACAATCATCATTAGCATCTATGGATCAGTATTGTACTTCTCAGAATGTGATTCAATCTCTCAAGCCTATGAACTATCTTCGATCATATGCTTCAGTTGTAGAGTTGAATGGTGAGATTTATGTTTTCGGCGGTGGAAATGATTGTGATTGGTATGACTCAG TTGAATCATACAATCCAATTCATGACAACTGGACTTTGCGTCCCTCTTTGAAACAGAAGAAAGGAAGTTTGGCTGGCGCTgctttgaaaggaaaaatatttgCTGTTGGAGGTGGCAATGGATTTGACTGCTTTTCAGATGTTGAGATGCTTGATTTAGACATTGGACGGTGGATCCCCACACGTTCAATGATAGACAAG AGATTTGCTCTTGCTGCAGTGGAACTCAATGGTGCGATTTATGCTACTGGTGGATTTGATGGAAAGAACTACTTAAA TACTGCTGAAAGATTTGATCCCAGGGAACATTCTTGGTTCAAAATAGCAAGCATGAATACTAAACGGGGCTGTCACTCAATTGTTGCTCTAAATGAAAAATT GTATGCGCTTGGCGGTTTTGATGGAGAAACAATGGTTCCAAGTGTTGAAGTCTTTGATCCTCGTCTTGGGACGTGGACTGTGGTGGAAACAATGAATCATCCTAGGGGTTATTTTGCTGCTGCTGTTGTCAAAGATTCCATCTATGTGATCGGGGGTGTTAAAGGTTGTCAGACTATTGTAGACACG GTTGAGAATTATAAGGAAGACAACGGTTGGAAGGAAACATACACATCTTTGGATGTCAAAAGATGTTTCATGTCGGCCATTGCCTGCACTTACAAGTGA
- the LOC101490361 gene encoding protein SIEL: MDDTPEPESQQNHTEQPLTLHTLSSIRSLLINPSTPKRIVSSIFQTLTRSPQLTHHTLNLLSDLITHHPSLSQLALDSLLRATESPTRLAVDSLATISELSFPKDLELDDGRFVSLCFGSSVPGRVWMLKNAGYRFRIRPALLFTVLLGFTKDPYPYVREASLEGLVGLSERGEFDDVSMVKGCYERGLQLLTDMEDCVRLSAVRVVASWGLMLSASSADMKPYWYNEVFAKLCSMARDMSMKVRVEAFNALAKMEIVSEDFLIQSLSKRVLGVGKQRESMDQSTSEQFASLAAGVAGALVHGLEDEFFEVRKSVCQSLGRLTILSIEFAREALDLLMDMLNDDSVVVRLQALETMHHMAINRCLKLQEKHLHMFLGALVDNSKEVRCAGRKILKIAKLNNLAMFKSSINRLLENLDSYLQDEADVFSAFSHLGRNHKKFVGMIVREIFEEVDAAFEGNVEFKSARIAALLIISISAPLLNEDAGSIPPVMFSYAVTLLGRIYCAFSDIMDRDTLLAYLCEKSRCTTALNINLGKEEQQLPFIEGDTPNFSSNETIDSKIGSQIMKKPKELANYQVEQHQSEYNEVMNFKIGSQIMKEPKELANYQVEQHQSEYNEVMNFTNYILANFPDMWQMIQTGHTNDVLRSLRCLKEELATLKFDSLGSHDALEFTLHYLRIIKLLAEVWEHLLHANGSCSHGMGELEFKLGKLDRRVKELMSKFVGFSAEQEYNILELILMTYALRLCKVETCFVNLTFKRLTSIYSCIESILKERSVLPSNFVAELGKLLHECHTASINGSSCSPLQLNRCLKLFSLKKFVLHGTIRHLMAELSISNNDSLHPFPFISGLPVSIPCEITLHNIFRKCKLWLKMSLDDGLVQYVFLDLDILLGSGDVRNFVFVAPFYRTPKANSFTLKVCISLECLFENVSPVQRCGGPKYELVPLCKEKQVYFSKVN, encoded by the exons ATGGACGATACTCCCGAACCCGAATCTCAACAGAATCATACCGAACAACCTCTCACTCTCCACACACTATCTTCCATCAGGTCCCTTCTCATCAACCCTTCAACCCCAAAACGCATCGTTTCCTCAATCTTCCAAACCCTAACTCGTTCTCCGCAACTCACTCACCACACCCTCAACCTCCTCTCCGACCTCATAACTCATCACCCTTCTCTTTCCCAACTCGCCCTTGACTCACTCCTCCGCGCCACCGAGTCCCCCACTCGCCTCGCCGTCGATTCCCTCGCAACAATTTCAGAACTGAGTTTCCCCAAAGACTTAGAACTCGACGACGGACGTTTCGTTTCACTATGTTTCGGATCCTCCGTACCTGGGCGGGTATGGATGCTGAAGAATGCGGGTTATCGGTTCAGAATCCGACCCGCATTGTTGTTCACGGTGTTGTTAGGGTTTACGAAGGATCCTTACCCTTATGTGAGAGAGGCTTCGTTGGAAGGGCTTGTTGGTTTGAGCGAGCGTGGAGAGTTTGATGACGTTAGCATGGTGAAAGGTTGTTATGAACGTGGTCTTCAGCTTCTCACTGATATGGAAGATTGCGTTAGGCTCTCTGCAGTTCGTGTT GTGGCTTCATGGGGTCTGATGTTATCAGCTTCTAGTGCAGACATGAAGCCATATTGGTACAATGAAGTATTTGCTAAG CTTTGTTCTATGGCAAGAGACATGAGCATGAAGGTCAGAGTTGAAGCCTTTAATGCCCTTGCAAAGATGGAAATAGTATCTGAGGATTTTCTTATCCAAAGCTTGTCAAAGAGAGTTTTAGGAGTTGGAAAGCAAAGGGAAAGTATGGATCAGAGCACATCTGAACAATTTGCGTCGTTGGCAGCTGGTGTTGCCGGTGCACTAGTACATGGACTTGAAGATGAGTTTTTTGAG GTGCGGAAGTCTGTATGCCAGTCTTTAGGTAGACTGACAATCCTCTCTATTGAGTTTGCTCGTGAAGCCTTAGACTTGTTAATGGATATGTTGAATGATGATTCAGTGGTGGTTCGATTACAAGCTTTAGAAACTATGCATCATATGGCAATCAATCGCTGTCTAAAGCTTCAGGAAAAGCACTTACACATG TTTCTTGGTGCTCTGGTGGACAACAGTAAGGAAGTAAGATGTGCTGGAAGGAAAATACTTAAAATAGCGAAGCTTAATAATCTGGCAATGTTCAAATCATCTATTAACAGACTTCTGGAAAATTTAGACAGTTATTTGCAG GATGAAGCTGATGTATTTTCTGCTTTCTCTCATCTTGGTCGAAATCACAAGAAATTTGTAGGCATGATTGTCAGGGAAATTTTTGAAGAG GTAGATGCAGCTTTTGAAGgaaatgttgaatttaaaagTGCAAGGATAGCTGCACTTTTGATCATTTCCATATCTGCTCCGCTATTGAATGAAGATGCAGGAAGTATACCACCAGTAATGTTTTCTTATGCAGTTACATTGCTGGGTAGAATTTATTGTGCTTTTAGTGATATCATGGATAGGGATACCCTTTTGGCTTACCTATGTGAGAAAAGTAGATGTACTACTGCCCTAAATATTAACCTTGGGAAAGAAGAGCAACAGTTGCCTTTTATTGAAGGTGATACTCCAAATTTTTCTAGCAATGAGACGATTGATTCCAAAATTGGATCCCAAATCATGAAGAAACCAAAAGAGCTAGCCAATTATCAGGTAGAACAACATCAGTCGGAGTATAATGAAGTTATGAATTTCAAAATTGGATCCCAAATCATGAAGGAACCAAAGGAGCTAGCCAATTATCAGGTGGAACAACATCAGTCGGAGTATAATGAAGTTATGAATTTCACAAATTACATCCTTGCAAATTTCCCTGACATGTGGCAAATGATACAGACAGGTCATACAAATGACGTGTTAAGGTCTTTGAG GTGTTTGAAAGAGGAATTAGCAACTCTGAAATTTGACTCTTTGGGGTCTCATGATGCGTTGGAATTTACATTACATTATCTTCGGATAATAAAACTACTTGCAGAAGTGTGGGAGCACTTGCTACATGCAAATGGCTCGTGTTCTCATGGAATGGGAGAATTGGAATTCAAACTAGGAAAGCTTGATAGGAGGGTTAAAGAATTGATGAGTAAGTTTGTAGGTTTCTCAGCAGAACAAGAATATAACATCTTGGAGCTTATATTAATGACTTATGCCCTCAGGCTATGTAAAGTTGAAACCTGCTTTGTCAATCTTACATTCAAGAGGTTGACTTCTATATATTCATGCATTGAATCTATCCTTAAAGAAAGATCCGTTTTACCATCCAATTTTGTAGCTGAACTTGGTAAATTATTACATGAATGTCACACCGCCTCCATCAATGGATCTTCATGCAGTCCACTTCAGCTCAATCGATGTCTCAAGCTCTTCTCCTTGAAGAAGTTTGTGCTTCATGGAACAATCAGACATTTAATGGCAGAACTAAGCATTTCCAATAACGACTCTCTACATCCTTTTCCCTTTATTTCAGGACTACCAGTCAGTATACCATGTGAAATCACACTCCATAATATTTTTAGGAAGTGTAAGTTGTGGTTGAAGATGAGTTTGGATGATGGTCTAGTACAATATGTTTTTCTTGATTTGGACATATTATTAGGTTCTGGAGATGtaagaaattttgtttttgttgcgCCATTTTACAGAACACCGAAAGCTAATTCTTTTACATTGAAGGTTTGTATTAGCTTAGAATGTTTGTTTGAAAATGTCAGTCCAGTTCAAAGGTGTGGAGGACCAAAATATGAACTAGTACCTCTTTGTAAAGAAAAACAAGTTTATTTTTCCAAGGTTAATTAA
- the LOC101507160 gene encoding uncharacterized protein isoform X1: MNYQLFDKMGTWKKTQYSFSNGNQFLPPNQSVFGRNLTKDQLGGVIFGCKNATIKECLTKQLFGLPAQHFSYVKNIRPGLPLFLFNYTDRMLHGIFEAACNGRMLIDRYGWTDGSDSTQFPAQVQIRVQLQCRPLSEDKFKPVIADNYYHHNHFWFELDHGQTSQLISLLKPLAITPRNSVPQNSKWTAVVSRYLPPQEPAWKTETFKMPESEFEHRSTHSSTKSGSIGSDFLFDEYSQPLDTHSIDKEETKQIEKDLIGSDLLFDEYTQPLDTHTIDEEEAKQNEKDLIWMKLKELTLSRENQDLSWENNVSDTPYANESCFGGKHSEKEENTSSPSEKEENPSSSSEKEENTSSPSEKEENPSSSSEKEENFSSPLEHQYNIAQLVQEIKELTDFKKTQTERNNYLEQKLIEAELEIQLLKDRCTLLESTHNAPSLHIEETVINPSAKLHLDAKDSIYLIGGSDGQSSLASMDQYCTSQNVIQSLKPMNYLRSYASVVELNGEIYVFGGGNDCDWYDSVESYNPIHDNWTLRPSLKQKKGSLAGAALKGKIFAVGGGNGFDCFSDVEMLDLDIGRWIPTRSMIDKRFALAAVELNGAIYATGGFDGKNYLNTAERFDPREHSWFKIASMNTKRGCHSIVALNEKLYALGGFDGETMVPSVEVFDPRLGTWTVVETMNHPRGYFAAAVVKDSIYVIGGVKGCQTIVDTVENYKEDNGWKETYTSLDVKRCFMSAIACTYK; encoded by the exons ATGAATTATCAGCTTTTTGATAA GATGGGGACATGGAAGAAAACACAATATTCTTTTTCAAATGGGAATCAATTTCTCCCTCCTAATCAGTCGGTGTTTGGAAGAAATTTGACAAAGGATCAACTTGGTGGTGTCATATTTGGGTGCAAGAATGCGACAATTAAAGAATGTTTAACCAAACAACTCTTTG GCTTACCGGCTCAGCACTTCTCTTATGTGAAGAATATTCGACCTGGTTTGCCGCTGTTTCTGTTTAACTATACTGATAGGATGCTTCATGGAATTTTTGAGGCGGCTTGTAATGGGAGAATGCTCATAGACCGTTATGGATGGACAGATGGTTCAGATTCAACACAATTTCCTGCACAG GTGCAAATTCGAGTTCAATTACAATGCCGGCCACTGTCTGAAGATAAATTTAAACCTGTAATTGCAGACAACTACTACCATCATAACCATTTCTGGTTTGAGCTCGACCATGGACAGACAAGCCAACTGATTTCCTTGCTAAAACCCTTAGCAATTACTCCTCGTAATTCTGTTCCTCAGAATTCGAAATGGACGGCTGTGGTGTCCCGATATCTTCCACCGCAAGAGCCTGCGTGGAAAACAGAAACATTTAAAATGCCTGAATCAGAGTTTGAGCATCGTTCTACTCACTCAAGTACGAAATCAGGTTCCATTGGGAGtgattttttgtttgatgaaTACAGTCAGCCATTGGATACTCATTCAATTGATAAGGAGGAAACAAAACAAATTGAGAAGGATCTCATTGGGAGTGATTTATTGTTTGATGAATACACTCAGCCATTGGATACTCATACAATTGATGAGGAGGAAGCGAAGCAGAATGAGAAGGACCTCATATGGATGAAACTAAAGGAATTGACTCTTAGCCGTGAAAATCAAGATCTCTCTTGGGAAAACAATGTAAGCGATACTCCTTATGCGAATGAGAGTTGCTTCGGAGGAAAGCATTCAGAGAAGGAGGAGAATACTAGTTCTCCATCAGAGAAGGAGGAGAATCCCAGTTCTTCATCAGAGAAGGAGGAAAATACTAGTTCTCCATCAGAGAAGGAGGAGAATCCCAGTTCTTCATCAGAGAAGGAGGAGAATTTCAGTTCTCCATTAGAGCATCAATACAACATAGCTCAG TTGGTGCAAGAGATCAAAGAACTGACGGAtttcaaaaaaactcaaactgaAAGGAATAACTACCTGGAGCAGAAGCTG ATAGAGGCAGAATTggaaattcagcttttaaaggATCGTTGTACACTGTTAGAATCTACACACAATGCTCCTTCATTACACATTGAGGAGACAGTAATCAATCCGTCTGCTAAACTGCATTTAGATGCCaaagattcaatatatttaataggCGGCTCTGATGGACAATCATCATTAGCATCTATGGATCAGTATTGTACTTCTCAGAATGTGATTCAATCTCTCAAGCCTATGAACTATCTTCGATCATATGCTTCAGTTGTAGAGTTGAATGGTGAGATTTATGTTTTCGGCGGTGGAAATGATTGTGATTGGTATGACTCAG TTGAATCATACAATCCAATTCATGACAACTGGACTTTGCGTCCCTCTTTGAAACAGAAGAAAGGAAGTTTGGCTGGCGCTgctttgaaaggaaaaatatttgCTGTTGGAGGTGGCAATGGATTTGACTGCTTTTCAGATGTTGAGATGCTTGATTTAGACATTGGACGGTGGATCCCCACACGTTCAATGATAGACAAG AGATTTGCTCTTGCTGCAGTGGAACTCAATGGTGCGATTTATGCTACTGGTGGATTTGATGGAAAGAACTACTTAAA TACTGCTGAAAGATTTGATCCCAGGGAACATTCTTGGTTCAAAATAGCAAGCATGAATACTAAACGGGGCTGTCACTCAATTGTTGCTCTAAATGAAAAATT GTATGCGCTTGGCGGTTTTGATGGAGAAACAATGGTTCCAAGTGTTGAAGTCTTTGATCCTCGTCTTGGGACGTGGACTGTGGTGGAAACAATGAATCATCCTAGGGGTTATTTTGCTGCTGCTGTTGTCAAAGATTCCATCTATGTGATCGGGGGTGTTAAAGGTTGTCAGACTATTGTAGACACG GTTGAGAATTATAAGGAAGACAACGGTTGGAAGGAAACATACACATCTTTGGATGTCAAAAGATGTTTCATGTCGGCCATTGCCTGCACTTACAAGTGA
- the LOC101506823 gene encoding uncharacterized protein, with product MPCLYITTNLNLDGVNTDPIFSEATTAISTIIGKPQKFVMVILKSSVPISFEGNKEPAAYAEIISMGGINKEVKRKLIATIGTILQSNLSIPTTRFFLKVFDTTAFPTHSKM from the exons atgccTTGCCTTTACATCACCACCAATCTCAACTTAGATGGAGTTAACACTGATCCCATCTTTTCTGAAGCAACCACTGCTATTTCCACAATCATCGGAAAACCCCAAAAG TTTGTGATGGTGATATTGAAGTCATCGGTGCCAATATCATTTGAAGGTAACAAAGAACCAGCTGCTTATGCTGAAATAATATCAATGGGGGGTATAAATAAAGAAGTGAAAAGGAAACTCATTGCTACCATTGGCACCATATTACAATCCAACCTATCTATCCCAACAACACGTTTTTTCCTCAAAGTATTTGATACCACTGCATTTCCTACCCACTCCAAAATGTAG